In a single window of the Bacillus mycoides genome:
- a CDS encoding alpha/beta fold hydrolase produces MFVTVEKDVHIFVEDINPGPGSKPVFFVHGWPLNHQMYQYQFNILPQHGFRCIAMDIRGNGQSDKPWTGYTYDRLANDIAIVLDALQIENATLVGFSVGGALSIRYMSRYNGRRISKLALVDAVSPSFVKNQESPYGVPKEQADALIAQMYVNLPKFLSDVSLSFFNRNLGAATLEWFSYLGMQSASYALIKILQAAANEDVTKDLSKINVPTKIFHGVHDQLIPYKSAELTKERIKNSELYPLTNSGHGSPIDQADELNKELIKFLNS; encoded by the coding sequence ATGTTCGTTACAGTGGAAAAAGATGTACACATTTTTGTTGAGGATATTAACCCAGGCCCTGGAAGTAAACCTGTCTTCTTCGTTCATGGCTGGCCTTTAAATCATCAAATGTACCAATATCAATTTAATATCTTACCACAACATGGTTTCCGCTGCATCGCCATGGATATACGAGGAAACGGACAGTCTGATAAACCATGGACTGGTTACACTTATGATCGTTTAGCTAATGATATCGCAATTGTATTAGATGCACTTCAAATAGAAAATGCTACGTTAGTCGGCTTCTCAGTCGGTGGCGCTCTCTCTATTCGGTATATGTCACGATATAATGGGCGTCGTATTTCCAAACTTGCATTAGTGGATGCTGTCTCTCCTTCTTTCGTGAAAAACCAAGAATCCCCTTACGGCGTACCGAAAGAACAAGCAGATGCTCTGATTGCTCAAATGTATGTAAATTTACCTAAGTTTCTAAGTGATGTATCTTTATCATTTTTTAATAGAAACTTAGGAGCTGCCACGTTAGAATGGTTTTCTTATCTCGGTATGCAGTCCGCTTCTTATGCTCTCATCAAAATTTTGCAAGCTGCTGCAAACGAAGACGTAACGAAAGACTTAAGTAAAATTAACGTCCCAACAAAAATATTCCACGGTGTTCACGACCAACTCATCCCTTATAAAAGTGCTGAGCTAACAAAAGAGCGAATTAAAAACTCTGAACTATATCCTCTTACAAATAGTGGCCACGGCTCTCCAATCGATCAAGCGGATGAATTAAATAAGGAACTGATAAAATTTTTAAATTCATAG
- a CDS encoding catalase, which translates to MDGRENKKIEQLQSFTKNNEGKEMTTNTGVKISNDENSLTAGDRGPTLLEDFLMREKLAHFDRERIPERVVHARGYGAHGVFELYDSLEDLTMAHFLQDPSKKTPIFIRFSEVAGSKGANETNRDVRGFAVKFYTEEGNFDLVGNNIPIFFIQDGIKFPDLIHALKPEPHNEIPQGQTAHDTFWDFIANNQESAAMMMWIMSDRTIPRSFRMMQGFGVHTFRLVNKHGKSRFVKFHWKPKLGVHSLIWDEAQKLGGADPDYHRRDLWENINAGNYPEYELGVQILEEEDEFKYDFDILDATKIWPEEDFPVKIIGKMTLNRNVDNVFAETEQVALHPGSIVRGIDFTNDPLLQGRLFSYTDTQLARVGTNYQELPINRPVCPFHNNQRDGASKYIIDKGKVAYHNNSLANNSPFTVPGTKGGFVTYPSTVSGHKTRETAASFKDHFSQARLFWNSMSHVEKIHIMQAFSFELGKVKSKSVRQQVVGMIGHISTELATLVAEAVGATVPNVQESNVTKSSPALSMEHTTFSPNTLRVGVIVANGYDGQNAQYIINQFKQAGLQPVIISERLGFVQGSQNGQWEVNDTFLTGSPLLYDGLLLIGGNINDHFLNKASSFVVESYNHFKPIGAFQNGTTIVQSLNIEGKPGVITEQNPILLANEFIQAMTKQRFWERAY; encoded by the coding sequence ATGGACGGTCGTGAAAATAAGAAGATAGAACAGTTACAATCCTTTACGAAAAACAATGAAGGAAAAGAGATGACAACGAATACGGGTGTCAAAATTTCAAATGATGAAAACTCTTTAACCGCCGGCGATCGTGGTCCTACACTTTTAGAAGATTTCCTGATGCGAGAAAAACTCGCTCATTTTGACCGTGAACGAATTCCTGAAAGAGTCGTTCATGCCCGCGGTTACGGAGCACATGGTGTTTTTGAGCTATATGATTCTTTAGAAGACTTAACAATGGCTCATTTTTTACAAGACCCATCTAAAAAGACACCTATTTTTATTCGTTTTTCTGAAGTTGCTGGATCAAAAGGTGCAAATGAAACGAACCGAGATGTACGAGGATTCGCTGTTAAGTTTTATACAGAGGAAGGAAATTTCGATTTAGTGGGTAATAACATTCCGATTTTTTTCATTCAAGATGGTATTAAATTTCCGGATCTTATTCATGCTCTTAAACCAGAGCCACATAATGAGATTCCCCAAGGACAAACAGCACACGATACTTTTTGGGACTTTATCGCCAATAATCAAGAATCAGCTGCGATGATGATGTGGATTATGTCGGATCGCACAATTCCGAGAAGTTTTCGAATGATGCAAGGGTTCGGCGTTCATACATTTCGTTTAGTTAATAAACATGGGAAGTCACGATTCGTAAAATTCCACTGGAAGCCAAAGCTTGGCGTTCACTCGTTAATTTGGGATGAAGCTCAAAAACTAGGCGGCGCTGATCCAGATTATCATCGCCGTGATTTATGGGAAAATATTAATGCCGGAAACTACCCTGAGTACGAACTTGGCGTTCAAATTTTAGAAGAAGAGGATGAATTTAAATACGATTTCGATATATTAGATGCAACAAAAATTTGGCCGGAAGAAGACTTCCCTGTTAAGATCATCGGAAAAATGACGTTAAACCGAAACGTTGATAACGTATTTGCGGAAACAGAACAAGTCGCACTGCACCCTGGAAGCATCGTCCGCGGTATCGATTTTACAAATGATCCTCTCTTACAAGGTAGACTCTTTTCTTATACAGATACACAATTAGCACGCGTCGGTACAAACTATCAAGAGTTACCGATTAATCGTCCGGTATGTCCTTTTCATAATAATCAAAGAGATGGTGCGTCTAAATATATAATTGATAAAGGAAAAGTCGCTTACCATAATAACTCTTTAGCTAATAACTCTCCCTTTACTGTACCTGGTACGAAAGGCGGTTTCGTTACATATCCTTCTACTGTTTCTGGACATAAAACAAGAGAAACAGCCGCTAGTTTTAAAGACCATTTCTCACAAGCCCGTTTATTTTGGAATAGTATGAGCCACGTCGAAAAAATCCATATTATGCAGGCCTTTTCCTTTGAATTAGGAAAAGTAAAAAGTAAATCAGTTCGCCAACAAGTCGTAGGTATGATTGGTCATATAAGTACAGAATTAGCTACTTTAGTAGCTGAAGCAGTCGGGGCAACAGTGCCAAATGTTCAAGAATCAAATGTTACAAAATCCTCACCAGCACTAAGTATGGAACATACAACATTCAGCCCAAATACATTACGAGTAGGCGTCATTGTCGCAAACGGATATGACGGTCAAAACGCACAATATATTATAAATCAATTCAAACAAGCCGGTCTTCAGCCCGTTATTATTTCCGAACGATTAGGTTTTGTGCAAGGCTCTCAAAATGGACAGTGGGAAGTGAATGATACTTTCTTAACAGGATCACCACTTCTTTATGATGGGCTACTTCTTATTGGCGGAAATATTAATGATCATTTTCTTAACAAGGCAAGTTCATTCGTCGTAGAATCGTATAATCACTTTAAGCCAATTGGCGCTTTCCAAAATGGAACTACTATTGTTCAATCTTTAAACATTGAAGGAAAACCTGGCGTTATAACAGAACAAAATCCTATCTTACTTGCGAATGAATTTATTCAGGCAATGACAAAACAGCGATTTTGGGAGAGAGCCTACTAA